From the genome of Longispora fulva:
ACCGTGGCCACCCGGGTCGGCTTGGTCGGGGTGCCCTGCGCCGTCGGCACGTCGAGGTAGCGCACCTGGCCGGCCACCGGCGAGACCAGGCCGAACACCGGGTTGACCGTGACCTTGCCCGTCAGGCTGACCTTGTTGTCCAGGTTCTGCCGGACCGGCTTGGTCGTGGTCATCGTCGTGCCCCGCGGTTCCATCCCCGGGGTGGCCTTCTTCTCCCCCGACGAGGTGCACGCCGCAGCTGCGGCCAACACCATCGCCAGGACAGCACAACGGGCCAGAGATCGCTGTCGCACCGGTACCCCCATCACCGAACGCCGATGCGAAAGTGTAGATCGACACATCGGCATCGCCAACACGATCCGGACACTGTGGCAATCCCTTAAGGAACGAGCACGATCTTTCCCCGGTTGTGCCCACGAGTCAGGTGCTCGAAGGCCTCCCGGACCTGGTCCAGCGGGTACACCGCCTCGATCGGGACGTCCAGAAGTCCCTTGTCGACGAGCCCGGCCAGCTCCGCCATCACCTCGGCCGTGGCGGCCTGCAGGTTCGCCTCCGCCTTCACGCCGTGCTCGGCCGCCGCCGCGAAGTTGATGGTCGTGTTGATCCGGTCGGGCGCGATGCCCAGTTCGAGGGCCAGGTTCACGTAGTCGGCGCCGTGCGTGTCGATGAACGCGTCCACCGTGCCGCCGGTAGCGGCCCGGATCCGGTCTGCGACCCCCGGCCCGTACGTCACCGGGATGACGCCGTGCGCCCGCAGCCATGCGTGGTGCCGCTCACTCGCCAGGCCGACCACTGTCGCGCCCGCCTCCCGGGCCAGTTGCACGGCCAGTGAGCCGACCCCGCCCGCCGCGCCGGCCACCACGACCGTCTCGCCCGGCCGCAGGGCCACGGCGCGGACCGAGCCGTACGCCGCCGTGCCGGCGATGAACAGGCCACCGGCCGCCTCCCAGGACACCCCGGCCGGCTTGAGGACCAGCTCAGTGGCCTCGACCAGCACGTACTCCGCGAAACTCCCCCGGGTCAGCTCGAACGTGTGCGTGAACCCCAGCACCTCCTCGCCCACCACGAAGCCGCGCACGTCCTCGCCGACCTCCTCGATCACCCCGGCCAGGTCGCTGCCCAGCCCCGCCGGCAGCGTCGCCGGCCACCGCTCGGCGAAGAAGCCCGACAGGATGCCCACCTCGACCGGGTTGATCCCGGCTGCACGCACCCGGACGAGCACCTGACCGGTGCCGGGGACCGGGCGGTCCACCTCCTCGACCGTGAGAACCTCGAGCCCGCCGTACTCGGAGAACCTGACTGCCTTCGACATCTCGTACCCCTCAGATCGGTGTTGATCTGACGGTTCCACCGATCCGCGCCGGTGAGGAGCGGAGAGCTGTGGCTAGGAGTGGCACTCCCTGGCTACGGCCGGGAGCCCGCGCGATACTCGTGATCATGAACCGCCGCGATCTCGCCGACTTCCTCCGCCGCTCCCGCGAACGGCTGCGCCCCCAAGAGGTGGGGATGGCCGCCGGTCCGCGCCGACGCACCCCCGGCCTGCGCCGCGAGGAGGTCGCCCTGCTCGCCGGCATGTCCGCCGACTACTACATGCGCCTCGAACAGGCCCGCAGCACCCAGCCGTCGACCCAGATGGTCGCGGCGCTCGCCCGAGCCCTGCGGCTCAACGACGACGAGCGCGACCACCTCTACCTGCTCACCGGGCACCGGCCGCCCGCCGGTCGGCAGTGCGGGGAACACGTCCGCCCGGGCCTGCTGCGGCTGCTCGACCAGCTCACCGAGACCCCGGCGCAGATCCTCGGCGACCTCGGCGACCTGCTGGCGCAGAACGCCATGGCCGAAGCCCTCTTCGGCACGGTCTGCACGGTGTCCCAACACGGCCGAAACATCGTGTGGCGCTGGTTCATGGACCCGACGGTGCGCGGGGCGTACCCGGCGGAGGAACACGACCACTACAGCCGCCTGCACGTCGCCGACCTGCGCGCGGCGGCGGCCCGGCGGGGCAATGACACGGCGTCCACCACCCTGGTGAACAGGCTCAGGGCAGCCAGTCCCGAGTTCGCCGGCCTGTGGGACCTGCACGAGGTCGGGGTGCGCCGCAGCAGCCGGATGCGGGTGCTGCACCCGGTGATCGGGCCGATCGAGCTGGATTTCGAGGCGCTGCTGACCCCGTCGGAGGACCAGCAGCTGCTCGTGTTCACCCCGCCGCCCGGCACGGAGAACGTGGCGCACCTGGAGCTGCTGCGGGTCGTGGGCCGCGAACAGTTCGCCTAGCGGCACGGGTCTGCGGAAATGGCCGGTCGCCCGCCATGATGGACGGATGGCGCACCTGAGGGACATCGTCGTCGACTGCCGGCACCCGGCCACCGTCGCCCGGTTCTGGGCCGCGGCCCTCGACGGGTACGACGTCGCACCCTACGACGACGCCGAACTGGCCCGGCTGCGCGCCAACGGCATCGACGACCCGGAGGACGATCCGACTGTGCTGGTCGAGCGCGCCGACGGCGGTGGTCCGCGGTTCTTCTTCCAGCTCGTGCCGGAGGCCAAGGTGGTGAAGAACCGGCTGCACCTGGACCTGCGGGCCGAGGAGCCGGCGGCGGAGGTCGCCCGGCTCGTCGGGCTGGGCGCGCTGGTGCTCGTCGAGCATCCCGGCTTCGTGGTGCTGGCCGACCCGGAGCGCAACGAGTTCTGCGTGCTGCGGTAGGGGTCGCGTCCGCTCGGCGGACACCGCACGGGCGGCGCGTCACACTCGGCGGACGGGTCGAACGTGAGCGAGTTTTCGCAGCACAGGCCGGGTGTATCGACCACAATCGTGTCGTGACCAGATCCCCCGACGACGACGCCACCTCCCGGGAACACGTCGGCAGCAACCCGTTCGCCGCCACCCTGAACCGGGCCATCGAGGTCCGCGGCCTGAGCCTGGAGCGCCTCCAGGCCAAGCTCGCGGAACGGGACATCACCCTCAGCCTGACGACCCTGAGCTTCTGGCGGCGCGGTCGCAGCCGCCCGGAGCGCGCCCGGTCACTGCGGGCCGTGGCGGTGCTGGAGGAGGTCCTGGGCCTGTCCGGCGGCTCTCTGGTCGCGCTGCTGGGCCCGCCCCGACCCCGGGGCCGCGTCGAGCAGACCCCGGCGCTGGGCTTCGAGAAGCTGTACGACGAGCACGTCTCCCTGCGGCACGCGCTGGACGAGCTCGGCGTCGACGCCGGCATGCAGGTCATCAACCCCGACCTGGTGTGGCTGAGCATCCACGACCGCTACGAACTCGACCGGCACGGCACGGAGGCGCACCTGTCGGTGCGGCACATCGGCCGGGCGGTCGGGCCGGTGAGCGTGTGCCGGGTGCTGTTCCAGGCCGACGACCCGATCCGCCCGGGCGGGGTGGTGCGGGCCGTGCGCGGTTGCCGGCGCGGTCGGGTGCGTACCGACTCGGAGACCGGGTTGACGGTCACCGAGCTGCTGTTCGACCAGGAGTTGAGCCCCGGCGACGTGGTGGTGTTCGACTACGCGATGTCCTTCGAGCCGGGCGGCGTGGCCGAGCACCGGTTCGGCCGGATCTTCAGCATGCCGGCGGGGCTGTACGTCGCGGAGGTGGTCTTCGACGAGCAGGCGGTGCCGGAGCGCTGCCACGAGTACGTCCAGGCTTCGCGGGACGCCGACATCCAGGTGCTGCGCGAGGTGACCATCGGTGAGGGACTGACGGCGACCATGGCCGTCCAGGACGTCCACCAGGGCCTGCACGCGCTCGAATGGGACTGGAAGGGGCCGGCCACCACGCGGTGACCGGCCCCGTTCGGGAGAGGGTGTTACGAGAGCGCGACCGAGACGTCGTCGAGGACGAAGCTGGTCTTGAGGGAGTAGTCCTCGGTCTCGGTGAACTTCAGCGTGACGGTCTGCCCGGCGTACGCGGACAGGTCGTAGCTGCGCAGCACGTAGCCGGCCGCGGCGTTCGCGTTGGAGAAGCTGCCGAGGCTGGTGGTGCCGGCGAGCACGGTGAACTTGTCGTACGCCGTGGCGCCGCTCTCGGCGGTGTCGATGTGCAGGTAGAACTTCAGGCTGGCCTTGCAGCCGGCCGGAATGGTGATCGACTGCGACAGCGACTCGGTGACCGCGCTGCCGTTACCGCCGAGCCACGCCATCCGGGTGCCGCCGTGCGCCGGCTGGGCCGCGGTACCGGCCTGGATGACGCCGGTGGTCCCGGCCCACGGGGCGGTGGCCGTCTCGAAGCCGCCGTTGGTGACGGGCTGGCCGGCGGCGCAGGTGCCGGTGGTCGGCTTGACCGTCGGGGTGGCGGAGGGGGTGGCCGTCGGCTGCGGGTTGCCGGCGCACGCCGGCTCGTTCGCCTGGACACCGACGCCGACAGCGGTCCACGCGGCCTTCATGGTGGTGCACTCGGCGCCACCGTAGAGCTCGTTGGTCGCCTTGAGGGTCGAGATCCGCGCCATCGGGTACGTCTCGTTCGACGCCATGTGCTGGGTCAGCGCCCGGTACCAGATCTTGCCGAACTTGTCGTTGCCCAGCCCGTTGACCTGCGGGGCGTTGTTGCACGCCGGGCTGTTGTAGTTCACGCCGTTCACGACGCGGGCACCGGTGCCGACGGCCGCGACGAAGAACAGGTGGTTACCGATGCCGGAGGTCAGGTGCGGGTCCTGCGTGGTGCCCATCTGCGCGTTCCAGCAGCTGAAGGAGCGCCCGTCGCGGGCCGGGTCGTCCAGGTACCGCAGCGGCCTGTTGTCGCCGAAGTAGTTGATCTGCTCGCCGATGAAGTAGTCCGGGTTGTCGCCGGGGTTGTTCGCGTTGAACTCGACCAGGGTGCCGAAGATGTCGCTGGTGGCCTCGTTGATGCCGCCGGACTCCTTGAAGATCCCCAGGTCCGGCCTGCCGTAGTCCAGGTTCGCGGTCGCGAACGTCACGCCGTGGCTCATCTCGTGCCCGGCCACGTCCAGCTCGGTCAACGGGTGCTGGTTGAGGGCGCCGTCGCCGTAGGACATGCAGTAGCAGTCGTCGTCCCAGAAGGCGTTCTGGTACGCGTTGCCGTGGTGCACCACCGACAGCGCGCCGGTGCCCTGGTTGTTGATGCCGTTGCGGCCGTGCACGTTCTTGTAGTAGTCCCAGGTCTGCCCGACGCCGTAGTGCGCGTCCACGGCCGCCGAGGCCCGGTTGTTGTTCGTGTTGTCGCCGAAGGTCCCGTTGGCGCTGGAGAACGCGGTCGTCTGCGCCTTCGGCACCGGGACCCCGTCCGCGCCCTTGTTGTTGGCGTCGCGGGTCTCCTGGCCGCCCCGGGACGGGTCCAGCAGCTCGTACGTGCCGTCGGCCTTCTGGTTGACGCTGATGGCGACGTTGCCCACCAGGAGGCCCTTGCCGTTGCCGGCGGCGGGACCCGCCGCAGCGGCCTGTGCGGCACCGGCCGTGGACCGTGCTCCCGGGGCGGCCAGCGTCCGGACGCTGCTCGACGCGCCGAGCACCGCACCGGTCGTGGCGCTGATCCGAACCTTCCCCCGGCTCGGGGTGCCGTCGGCGGACGTGCCGTCGGCCTTGACCTCCCAGACGAGTGCCGGGGCACCGTCCAGCGCGTCGACCGCCAGGACCGGCGCGGCACCGAGGCTGAGCCCGGTCCACTTCGCGGCGACGATCTGGCTCGCCCTGGCCGCGTCGATCTTCGGGGTGGTGTCGACAGAGATGGCCTGGCCCTTGGTCTCGGAGAACTGGCCGTTGCCGGCGCTGTTCACGACGACGCTGCCGCCGAGGACGGGCAGGCCCTTGAAGGTGCGCTCGAACCGGACGTGCCGGGAGCCGTCGGCATCGACGTTGACGTCCTTGGCCGTGTAGCTGTCGCCCTCGGCGGCCACGGGCTTGTGACTCCCGGTACCGGTCAGCGCGGTCAGGGCTTCACGGACAGCGACGTCCGGGTTAGCGCTCGCGGCGACCGGGGCCGGGGTGGCGGCCTCGAGGGGGCCAGCGGTGGCGAATCCGGCGGTGGCCAGGACTCCGCCGGTCACGACGGCCGTGCTGACGAGCACCGCCCGCCGGGACCAGGTTCCTACGTGAGTCATGTGAGGGGGTGTCCTTCCCAGTCTCACGCGCCCGGCGGTCGATGGGAGGAGACCACCGGGCACGCTCCGCAATTGCGGAGGTGGGAAGCATCACAACGGGTGACGTAACGTCACGTGAAATGCACGTTAAGAAGGGCTTAGCTGATTAAACAGTTATGACAGTTTGCTATTTCGCGGGCTCCGGCGACGTTTCGCAGGGGCAGCCGGCGTTCCGCGGGCTCAGGCAGCCTTCGCGTGCAGCATCGCCCGATCGGCGACCTCGAAGGCCCCGGTGAGATCCGTGCGACTGTCCAGTTCGGCCAATCCGATCGTCACGGAGACCGGAGTCCCCGGGACCACCGCCGCCCAGTCGTGGGCCGCGACCGCCCTGGTCAGCCGGGCGCTGATGTCTGCGGCCTCGCCGGGCCGGGTGTCGGGCAGGACGAGGACGAACTCGTCGCCACCGTACCGGGCCAGGAAGTCCCCGCCGCGCAGGGTGCGCCTCAGGATCGCCGCGACCTGCTGCAACACGAGGTCACCGGCGAGGTGCCCGTGCAGCGTGTTGACCGCCTTGAAGCCGTCGAGATCGGCGACCCCGATCATCCCGTACGTGCCGTGCCCGGTCAGCTCGGCCACATACCGCTCCAGGTGGCGTCGATTCGGCAGACCGGTGAGCGCGTCAGTGTGCGCCTCGTCGGCATACCGGGTGACGCTGCTGCGCAACTCGTCGTGGTCGAGCCGCGCGGTGATGCCCTCGAGGAACATGTTGACCATCCGACCGGTACTCCGCGCCACCTTGCACGCCACCACCCGCTCGTCGGCCAGCGCCGCGGCGTGGTCCCCCAGCGCGGCATGGGCCAGGGACCGCAGCCGCGGCACCTCGGCACCACCGAGCACACAACTGGCCGCCGTGGCGTCTTCCAGCAACTTCACCGCGACGTCGGCCTGCCCCTCCCCGATGGCCAGGCAGGCCTCCCCGAGCCGGCGCAGCTCGGCCCCCTCCTCATACGGTTCGAGGTCCACCCGCAACAACACCCGAGGATCCCGGGCCGGCCGGTCACCGAACGCCGCCAACCGCGCCACCGCGTACCCCAGATACGGCAGCTCGAAAGCCACCACAGTGTCGGGTCCGAGGCTCGTCACGACATCGCGGAGCACCCGCGCACAGCCGTCCGCGTCGCCCTGGTGGTCCAGCGCGACCGCGTAGCGGACCCGGATCTCGGGATGCGCGAAGTCCACGGGATCGAGGCCGGCCGCGCGGGCCACCTCGTGGCACCGCTGCTGCGCCTCGACGGCCAACTGCGCGAACCCGGCCCAGGAGTAGGTGACCGCCAGATCCAACCAGGCGACAGCCGCCTGGTGGTCGGGCCGCCGGACCTGCTCCAGCGCCCGGACCCCCTGCGCGAGGTGCGTCATGCACCGGCCGAGCGATCCCTGCTTGTGCGCGACACTCGCCGCCAGCGCGTGGAACTCCCCGAGCATCGCCGGCTCGTCGCACGAAGCGAGCTCGGCGTGCGCCCGGTCGAGCACCGGGGGACACTCGTCGACCCGGCCGAGGTTGAGCAGGGCCGCGAGTTGGATCAGGCACATCCTGGCCCGCTCCCTCGGATCGGCGGCGCGGGCGTAGCCCAGCTCGGCCTGCTCCGCGGCCTCCGTCGACCGGCCGGCCTTGATCAGACGGTTGACCCCGTCGAGGGGGCTCTCATCTGTCACTGCCAGTCACCCCCACCCCACGATCGGATACTCCAGTATCACGCGCCGCAGGTCAGAGACGCTCCCCGATTCGGCCACCCCCCACCACCCGACGGGTACGAGGGGCCAGCCGAACGGCCCGTAAACAGACGAAAGCCCAACCCCGGGTGGGGTTGGGCTTTCGTTGAAGTTGTGTCCGGCGGCGTCCTACTCTCCCACCCCGTCCCCAGGGCAGTACCATCGGCGCTGAAGGGCTTAGCTTCCGGGTTCGGAATGTTGCCGGGCGTTTCCCCTTCGCTATGACCGCCGTAACTCTCTCAGAACAACAGCACCCGCACTGAACTCACACACTTTCGTGTGGGTTTGGTGGGTGTTGTTTTCTGTGAACCGTATAGTGGACGCGACAAATTTAGCTGGTAATGGTGGTGAAGTCCTCGGCCTATTAGTACCAGTCAACTGAACCCGTTACCGGGCTTACATTTCTGGCCTATCAACCCAGTCGTCTAGCTGGGGGCCTTAACCCTCTAGGGGTGGGATACCTCATCTTGAAGCAGGCTTCCCGCTTAGATGCTTTCAGCGGTTATCCCTTCCGAACGTAGCTAACCAGCCGTGCTCCTGGCGGAACAACTGGCACACCAGAGGTTCGTCCGTCCCGGTCCTCTCGTACTAGGGACAGCCCTTCTCAAGTATCCTACGCGCACGGCGGATAGGGACCGAACTGTCTCACGACGTTCTAAACCCAGCTCGCGTACCGCTTTAATGGGCGAACAGCCCAACCCTTGGGACCTACTCCAGCCCCAGGATGCGACGAGCCGACATCGAGGTGCCAAACCATCCCGTCGATATGGACTCTTGGGGAAGATCAGCCTGTTATCCCCGGGGTACCTTTTATCCGATGAGCGACACCGCTTCCACATGCGAGTGCCGGATCACTAGTCCCGACTTTCGTCCCTGCTCGACCTGTCAGTCTCACAGTCAAGCTCCCTTGTGCACTTGCACTCAACACCTGATTGCCAACCAGGCTGAGGGAACCTTTGGGCGCCTCCGTTACATTTTGGGAGGCAACCGCCCCAGTTAAACTACCCACCAGACACTGTCCCTGAACCGGATCACGGTCCGAGGTTAGATACCCAAATCAACCAGAGTGGTATTTCAACGTTGACTCCACGAACACTGGCGTGCCCGCTTCACAGTCTCCCACCTATCCTACACAAGTTAATTCAAATACCAATGTCAAGCTATAGTGAAGGTCCCGGGGTCTTTCCGTCCTGCCGCGCGTAACGAGCATCTTTACTCGTACTGCAATTTCGCCGGGCCTGTGGTTGAGACAGTGGGGAAGTCGTTACGCCATTCGTGCAGGTCGGAACTTACCCGACAAGGAATTTCGCTACCTTAGGATGGTTATAGTTACCACCGCCGTTTACTGGCGCTTAAGTTCTCAGCTTCACCCCGAAGGATTAACCGGTCCCCTTAACGTTCCAGCACCGGGCAGGCGTCAGTCCGTATACATCGTCTTACGACTTCGCACGGACCTGTGTTTTTAGTAAACAGTCGCTTCCCCCTGGTCTCTGCGGCCATACAACGCTCCCCCAGCAAGTGGGATCACGTCTCCGGCCCCCCTTCTCCCGAAGTTACGGGGGTAATTTGCCGAGTTCCTTAACCACAGTTCACCCGATCGCCTTGGTATTCTCTACCTGACCACCTGTGTCGGTTTGGGGTACGGGCCGCTCGAAACTCGCTAGAGGCTTTTCTCGGCAGCATAGGATCATCCACTTCACCATAATCGGCTCGGCATCACCTCTCAGGCTGTATGAGACACGGATTTGCCTATGTCTCGCCCTACAGGCTTACCCCGGGACAACCACCGCCCGGGCTGGACTACCTTCCTGCGTCACCCCATCGCTCACCTACTACCCCCCAAGTTCCCAGCCCCATCAACCTCACCCCGAAGGGATCCGTCTCAGGAGGTGGTTAGTACAGGAAGGTTCAGCGTTTGCGCTTCTTCGCGGGTACGGGAATATCAACCCGTTGTCCATCGACTACGCCTCTCGGCCTCGCCTTAGGTCCCGACTTACCCAGGGCAGATTAGCTTGACCCTGGAACCCTTGGTCATCCGGCGGCAGGGTTTCTCACCCTGCATTCGCTACTCATGCCTGCATTCTCACTCGTGTGGCGTCCACAACTGGTTCACACCGCTGCTTCACTCGCCACACGACGCTCCCCTACCCACCCACACACCTGGACCCTTACGGGCCGGGCTATTGTGTGAGTGCCACAGCTTCGGCGGTGTGCTTGAGCCCCGCTACATTGTCGGCGCGGAACCACTTGACCAGTGAGCTATTACGCACTCTTTAAAGGGTGGCTGCTTCTAAGCCAACCTCCTGGTTGTCTATGCGATCCCACATCCTTTTCCACTTAGCACACGCTTAGGGGCCTTAGCTGGTGATCTGGGCTGTTTCCCTCTCGACTACGGAGCTTATCCCCCGCAGTCTCACTGCCACGCTCTCACTTACCGGCATTCGGAGTTTGGCTAACTTCAGTAAGCTTGTGGGCCCCCTAGGCTATCCAGTGCTCTACCTCCGGCAAGAAACACGTGACGCTGCACCTATATGCATTTCGGGGAGAACCAGCTATCACGGAGTTTGATTGGCCTTTCACCCCTAACCACAGGTCATCCCCCAATTTTTCAACATTGGTGGGTTCGGTCCTCCACGCGGTCTTACCCGCGCTTCAACCTGCCCATGGCTAGATCACTCCGCTTCGGGTCTAGGACACGCCACTGAGTCGCCCTATTCAGACTCGCTTTCGCTACGGCTACCCCACACGGGTTAACCTCGCGACGTATCGCTAACTCGCAGGCTCATTCTTCAAAAGGCACGCCGTCACCTCCCGCACAAGGCGGTCAGCTCCGACGGATTGTAGGCACACGGTTTCAGGTACTATTTCACTCCCCTCCCGGGGTACTTTTCACCTTTCCCTCACGGTACTAGTCCGCTATCGGTCACCAGGGAGTATTTAGGGTTACCAGGTGGTCCTGGCAGATTCACTGCAGATTTCAGGGGTCCGCAGCTACTCGGGATACCACTCCAGAAAGACTGTGCGCTTTCACCTACCGGACTCTCACCGTCTACGGTCGACTTTTCCAAGCCATTCGACTAACACACAATTTTTTGACTTCCCGATCCTTCGGCAGAAGAATCCAAGTGGTCCCACTACCCCGATGACGCAACGCCTGCCGGCTATCACACGCCACTCGGTTTACCCTCATCCGCTTTCGCTCGCCACTACTCACGGAATCACATGTTGTTTTCTCTTCCTGCGGGTACTGAGATGTTTCACTTCCCCGCGTTCCCTCCACACGCCCTATGTGTTCAGACGTGGGTAACCAGACATGACTCTGGCTGGGTTCCCCCATTCGGAAATCCTGGGATCAACGCTAGGTTGGCAACTCCCCCAGGCTTATCGCAGCCTCCAACGTCCTTCATCGGCTCCTGGTGCCAAGGCATCCACCGTGTGCCCTTATCAACTTGACCACAACATTGACCAAAGTAAATAAGATGCTCGCGTCCACTATACAGTTCTCAAAAAACAACCAACCCCACACCACCACCCACAACACCAACACCGAACCCACCATCACTGGCATCGTCGACCGGTATGTCGCAGAAGGCGCGGACTGTGTCCTCGCATGAAAGACATCCCCAGCAGTCTGCGGACCCCAGATGCTTGCATCTGCTGTCCGCAGGACCATGGTTTGTTCTTTCAGGACTCAACAGGGTGTCTTACAACTCCAACCGCACCACTCTTCCGTTCCCACCAGCGAGCTGGCTGTACTAGGGGTTGTGGCCGTTGTCGGAGTTGAACTAGTTAGTGTCTCCACCATTAAGCACACCCCCACCAGGACACTCGCCCAGTGCGGGGTCTTTGACCGCTTTCGCGGTAAAGAGGCTCCTTAGAAAGGAGGTGATCCAGCCGCACCTTCCGGTACGGCTACCTTGTTACGACTTCGTCCCAATCGCCAGCCCCACCTTCGACGGCTCCCTCCCTTACGGGTTGGGCCACCGGCTTCGGGTGTTGCCGACTTTCGTGACGTGACGGGCGGTGTGTACAAGGCCCGGGAACGTATTCACCGCAGCGTTGCTGATCTGCGATTACTAGCGACTCCGACTTCACGGGGTCGAGTTGCAGACCCCGATCCGAACTGAGACCGGCTTTTTGGGATTCGCTCCACCTCACGGTATCGCAGCCCATTGTACCGGCCATTGTAGCATGCGTGAAGCCCTGGACATAAGGGGCATGATGACTTGACGTCATCCCCACCTTCCTCCGAGTTGACCCCGGCAGTCTCCCATGAGTCCCCACCATAACGTGCTGGCAACATGGAACGAGGGTTGCGCTCGTTGCGGGACTTAACCCAACATCTCACGACACGAGCTGACGACAGCCATGCACCACCTGTGAACGCCCCCGAAGGACACTCTATCTCTAGAGTTTTAGCGCACATGTCAAACCCAGGTAAGGTTCTTCGCGTTGCATCGAATTAATCCGCATGCTCCGCCGCTTGTGCGGGCCCCCGTCAATTCCTTTGAGTTTTAGCCTTGCGGCCGTACTCCCCAGGCGGGGTGCTTAATGCGTTAGCTGCGGCACGGAGACCTGGAGAGGTCCCCACACCTAGCACCCACCGTTTACAGCGTGGACTACCAGGGTATCTAATCCTGTTCGCTCCCCACGCTTTCGCTCCTCAGCGTCAGTATCGGCCCAGAGACCCGCCTTCGCCACCGGTGTTCCTCCTGATATCTGCGCATTTCACCGCTACACCAGGAATTCCAGTCTCCCCTACCGAACTCTAGCCCGCCCGTATCGGTTGCAAGCTCCAGGTTAAGCCTAGAGTTTTCACAACCGACGCGACGAGCCGCCTACGAGCTCTTTACGCCCAATAAATCCGGACAACGCTCGCACCCTACGTCTTACCGCGGCTGCTGGCACGTAGTTGGCCGGTGCTTCTTCTGCAGGTACCGTCACTTGCGCTTCGTCCCTGCTGAAAGAGGTTTACAACCCGAAGGCCGTCATCCCTCACGCGGCGTCGCTGCGTCAGGCTTCCGCCCATTGCGCAATATTCCCCACTGCTGCCTCCCGTAGGAGTCTGGGCCGTGTCTCAGTCCCAGTGTGGCCGGTCGCCCTCTCAGGCCGGCTACCCGTCGTCGCCTTGGTAGGCCATCACCCCACCAACAAGCTGATAGGCCGCGAGCCCATCCCTGGCCGAAAAACTTTCCACACAGATCCCATGCGAGACTGTGTCGTATCCGGTATTAGCCACCGTTTCCGATGGTTATCCCGAAGCCAAGGGCAGGTTGCTCACGTGTTACTCACCCGTTCGCCGCTCGAGTACCCCGAAGGGCCTTTCCGCTCGACTTGCATGTGTTAAG
Proteins encoded in this window:
- a CDS encoding NADP-dependent oxidoreductase; translation: MSKAVRFSEYGGLEVLTVEEVDRPVPGTGQVLVRVRAAGINPVEVGILSGFFAERWPATLPAGLGSDLAGVIEEVGEDVRGFVVGEEVLGFTHTFELTRGSFAEYVLVEATELVLKPAGVSWEAAGGLFIAGTAAYGSVRAVALRPGETVVVAGAAGGVGSLAVQLAREAGATVVGLASERHHAWLRAHGVIPVTYGPGVADRIRAATGGTVDAFIDTHGADYVNLALELGIAPDRINTTINFAAAAEHGVKAEANLQAATAEVMAELAGLVDKGLLDVPIEAVYPLDQVREAFEHLTRGHNRGKIVLVP
- a CDS encoding helix-turn-helix transcriptional regulator, which produces MNRRDLADFLRRSRERLRPQEVGMAAGPRRRTPGLRREEVALLAGMSADYYMRLEQARSTQPSTQMVAALARALRLNDDERDHLYLLTGHRPPAGRQCGEHVRPGLLRLLDQLTETPAQILGDLGDLLAQNAMAEALFGTVCTVSQHGRNIVWRWFMDPTVRGAYPAEEHDHYSRLHVADLRAAAARRGNDTASTTLVNRLRAASPEFAGLWDLHEVGVRRSSRMRVLHPVIGPIELDFEALLTPSEDQQLLVFTPPPGTENVAHLELLRVVGREQFA
- a CDS encoding VOC family protein — protein: MAHLRDIVVDCRHPATVARFWAAALDGYDVAPYDDAELARLRANGIDDPEDDPTVLVERADGGGPRFFFQLVPEAKVVKNRLHLDLRAEEPAAEVARLVGLGALVLVEHPGFVVLADPERNEFCVLR
- a CDS encoding M4 family metallopeptidase — protein: MTHVGTWSRRAVLVSTAVVTGGVLATAGFATAGPLEAATPAPVAASANPDVAVREALTALTGTGSHKPVAAEGDSYTAKDVNVDADGSRHVRFERTFKGLPVLGGSVVVNSAGNGQFSETKGQAISVDTTPKIDAARASQIVAAKWTGLSLGAAPVLAVDALDGAPALVWEVKADGTSADGTPSRGKVRISATTGAVLGASSSVRTLAAPGARSTAGAAQAAAAGPAAGNGKGLLVGNVAISVNQKADGTYELLDPSRGGQETRDANNKGADGVPVPKAQTTAFSSANGTFGDNTNNNRASAAVDAHYGVGQTWDYYKNVHGRNGINNQGTGALSVVHHGNAYQNAFWDDDCYCMSYGDGALNQHPLTELDVAGHEMSHGVTFATANLDYGRPDLGIFKESGGINEATSDIFGTLVEFNANNPGDNPDYFIGEQINYFGDNRPLRYLDDPARDGRSFSCWNAQMGTTQDPHLTSGIGNHLFFVAAVGTGARVVNGVNYNSPACNNAPQVNGLGNDKFGKIWYRALTQHMASNETYPMARISTLKATNELYGGAECTTMKAAWTAVGVGVQANEPACAGNPQPTATPSATPTVKPTTGTCAAGQPVTNGGFETATAPWAGTTGVIQAGTAAQPAHGGTRMAWLGGNGSAVTESLSQSITIPAGCKASLKFYLHIDTAESGATAYDKFTVLAGTTSLGSFSNANAAAGYVLRSYDLSAYAGQTVTLKFTETEDYSLKTSFVLDDVSVALS
- a CDS encoding GGDEF domain-containing protein, producing MTDESPLDGVNRLIKAGRSTEAAEQAELGYARAADPRERARMCLIQLAALLNLGRVDECPPVLDRAHAELASCDEPAMLGEFHALAASVAHKQGSLGRCMTHLAQGVRALEQVRRPDHQAAVAWLDLAVTYSWAGFAQLAVEAQQRCHEVARAAGLDPVDFAHPEIRVRYAVALDHQGDADGCARVLRDVVTSLGPDTVVAFELPYLGYAVARLAAFGDRPARDPRVLLRVDLEPYEEGAELRRLGEACLAIGEGQADVAVKLLEDATAASCVLGGAEVPRLRSLAHAALGDHAAALADERVVACKVARSTGRMVNMFLEGITARLDHDELRSSVTRYADEAHTDALTGLPNRRHLERYVAELTGHGTYGMIGVADLDGFKAVNTLHGHLAGDLVLQQVAAILRRTLRGGDFLARYGGDEFVLVLPDTRPGEAADISARLTRAVAAHDWAAVVPGTPVSVTIGLAELDSRTDLTGAFEVADRAMLHAKAA